A single window of Salvia splendens isolate huo1 chromosome 8, SspV2, whole genome shotgun sequence DNA harbors:
- the LOC121744725 gene encoding mRNA-decapping enzyme-like protein, translating into MSQNGKLMPNLDEKTTKVLNLTVLQRIDPFVEEILITAAHVTFYEFNIDTSQWSRKDVEGSLFVVKRNTQPRFQFIVMNRRNTDNLVENLLGDFEYEVQVPYLLYRNASQEVNGIWFYNARECEEVANLFSRILNAYSKVPTKSKVSSVKSEFEELEAVPTLAVMDGPLEPTSSIANTTEVSEDPSFTNFFSNTMNIGSAPNTAISGQPFNPSATVIPTSHPQNVTLPTLATAQPPSNLSASTPIMSILENTERTTSQRSADLVKPSTFFGPPPSSAGLVIPPVSSSVPTAPPLNAQGNLQRPYGAPLLQPFPPPTPPQSLTPTAPTPNYGPVISREKVRDALQLLVQDNQFIDMVYRAMLSSHQQS; encoded by the exons ATGTCGCAGAATGGCAAATTGATGCCCAATCTCGACGAGAAGACCACCAAAGTCCTCAATCTGACGGTGCTGCAGCGGATCGATCCATTCGTGGAGGAAATTCTCATCACCGCCGCACACGTCACCTTCTACGAATTCAACATCGACACTAGCCAATGG AGTCGGAAGGATGTGGAAGGTTCGCTTTTTGTCGTGAAGAG GAATACCCAACCTAGGTTCCAGTTCATAGTAATGAACCGACGAAATACTG ATAATCTGGTGGAGAATCTCTTGGGAGATTTTGAGTATGAAGTCCAGGTTCCATATCTTTTATATCGAAATGCTTCACAAGAAGTAAATGGAATCTGGTTTTACAATGCACGCGAATGTGAAGAGGTTGCAAATCTGTTTAGCAG GATACTTAATGCATATTCGAAGGTGCCTACAAAGTCCAAAGTATCTTCTGTGAAAAG TGAATTTGAAGAACTAGAAGCAGTTCCAACACTGGCAGTAATGGATGGTCCCTTGGAGCCAACATCTTCCATAGCTAATACAACAGAGGTTTCCGAGGATCCTTCTTTTACAAACTTCTTCAGT AACACTATGAACATAGGATCTGCTCCAAATACAGCAATTTCAGGACAGCCTTTCAACCCTTCAGCAACTGTTATTCCTACATCCCATCCACAGAATGTTACTCTGCCCACTTTGGCAACTGCTCAGCCACCATCTAATTTATCTGCTTCTACCCCTATAATGTCTATTCTTGAAAATACGGAACGTACCACATCACAACGCTCAGCTGATCTGGTGAAGCCATCAACCTTTTTTGGCCCTCCCCCTTCCTCTGCTGGACTGGTAATACCTCCCGTATCATCATCAGTGCCAACTGCACCTCCATTGAATGCTCAAGGAAATCTACAGAGACCTTATGGCGCGCCATTACTCCAGCCATTTCCACCACCAACACCCCCGCAATCACTCACTCCAACTGCTCCTACACCAAATTATGGGCCAGTTATCAGCAGAGAAAAGGTTCGGGATGCACTTCAATTGCTTGTTCAG GACAATCAATTCATCGACATGGTTTACAGAGCGATGCTTAGTTCACACCAACAGTCATGA
- the LOC121744070 gene encoding casparian strip membrane protein 2-like yields MNSTKNSGEAAINISKSTKHKALAYTSAIPLRQAPWKRGASIFDFILRLCAAAAALAAAATMGTTDETLPFFTQFFQFQASYDDLPAFTFFVVANAIASSYLVLSLPFSIIGIVRPQAAGIKLLLLIFDTAVAAFTTAAAAAAAAIVYLAHNGNSTVNWLAICQQFTDFCQRVSGAVVASFIAAVILIFLIVLSAVALRSH; encoded by the exons atGAATTCGACAAAAAACAGCGGCGAAGCAGCAATCAACATCTCCAAATCCACCAAACACAAAGCCTTGGCTTACACATCCGCAATTCCGCTCCGGCAAGCTCCGTGGAAGAGAGGCGCCTCCATTTTCGACTTCATTCTCCGGCTATGCGCGGCGGCGGCCGccctcgccgccgccgccaccatgGGCACCACCGACGAAACACTCCCTTTCTTCACGCAGTTCTTCCAGTTCCAAGCCAGCTACGACGATCTCCCCGCTTTCAC GTTTTTCGTGGTGGCAAATGCTATTGCTAGTAGCTACCTAGTTCTATCATTGCCTTTCTCCATTATTGGAATTGTTCGACCTCAAGCAGCAGGAATCAAGCTTCTTCTTCTCATCTTCGACACg gcggtggcggcgtttaccacggcggcggcggcagcagcggcggcgatTGTGTACCTAGCGCACAACGGCAACTCGACGGTCAATTGGCTAGCCATCTGCCAGCAGTTCACCGATTTCTGCCAGCGTGTGAGCGGCGCGGTGGTGGCGTCGTTCATCGCCGCCGTAATCCTCATCTTCTTGATCGTGCTTTCCGCGGTGGCGCTGCGCAGCCACTGA
- the LOC121744724 gene encoding nicalin-1-like, with the protein MAKSQSSALVEPVYSSAIALLIIVVACAELCDAVAVVDVYRLVQYDLAGVPFGSRLAALNHHAASSLFSSSAAAGAAADLSRTVLILPVRDLNLTFIREYIEEKKPLGGLLLLLPQVFNPQNIGGKDEAGHAPAVGIKEVLLDLERLLIHANIPYPVYFGFEDDHVNAVLADVKKNDATGQLATATTGGYKLVVAAPEPKKIVSPTVSNIQGWLPGLRADGDSNQLPTIAVVASYDTFGAAPGLSVGSDSNGSGVVALLEIARLFSILYSNPKTRGRYNLLFALTSGGPYNYNGTHKWLHGLDQRLRETIDYSICLNSIGSIRNELYLHVSKPPENAYIKQIFEGFSSVSEELGIKVGLKHKKINISNPRVAWEHEQFSRLRVTAATLSELSVAPDFLESVGGLSDSRNSVDEDSITRSAKLVAESLARHIYGQEGKNIDVFADDSSLSVNPSYIRSWLQFLSITPRVAPFLSKNDPLIMALKKELEDHTADVRVQHEVLDGMFTFYDSTSGRLHIYQVASVTFDLLLLLVLGSYLITLFSFLVITTRGLDDLISLFRRPTSRKVKAV; encoded by the exons ATGGCGAAATCTCAGTCGTCGGCGTTGGTGGAACCGGTGTACTCGTCGGCAATTGCGCTGCTGATTATAGTCGTGGCGTGCGCCGAGCTCTGTGACGCCGTCGCCGTCGTAGACGTGTACCGCCTCGTGCAGTACGATCTGGCCGGCGTGCCGTTTGGATCCAGACTAGCCGCTCTCAACCACCACGCCGcgtcttctctcttctcttcctCCGCCGCAGCTGGCGCAGCTGCCGATCTCTCGCGCACCGTCCTAATACTCCCCGTCCGCGATTTGAATCTCACTTTCATCAGAG AATATATTGAGGAGAAGAAGCCATTAGGTGGTTTATTGCTTCTACTCCCCCAGGTTTTCAATCCACAGAACATAGGTGGCAAGGATGAAGCAGGTCATGCTCCTGCGGTAGGCATCAAGGAAGTGTTGCTTGATCTGGAACGGTTGCTTATACATGCAAACATCCCT TATCCTGTGTACTTCGGTTTTGAGGATGACCATGTCAATGCTGTCCTAGCTGATGTCAAGAAGAATGATGCTACTGGTCAGCTGGCGACTGCCACAACTGGCGG ATACAAGCTTGTTGTTGCTGCACCTGAACCTAAGAAAATTGTGTCTCCAACTGTATCAAATATCCAG GGTTGGCTGCCAGGATTGAGAGCTGATGGAGATTCAAATCAACTTCCTACCATAGCTGTAGTGGCATCATACGATACATTTGGGGCTGCACCG GGATTATCCGTGGGGAGTGACAGCAATGGAAGTGGTGTTGTAGCACTCCTAGAAATAGCTAGATTGTTCTCAATTTTATATTCAAATCCTAAGACAAGAGGAAGGTATAATTTACTCTTTGCACTGACATCTGGAGGGCCTTATAACTACAATGGGACTCATAAG TGGCTCCATGGGTTGGATCAACGCTTGCGTGAGACAATTGATTATTCTATTTGCTTGAATAGCATTGGTTCTATCCGCAATGAGTTATATCTCCATGTGTCTAAGCCTCCAGAGAATGCCTACATTAAACAAATATTTGAG GGTTTCTCTAGTGTGTCTGAAGAACTTGGGATTAAAGTTGGGCTGAAGCACAAGAAGATTAACATTTCTAATCCTCGG GTTGCATGGGAGCATGAACAATTTTCGAGGCTGAGAGTTACTGCAGCTACACTGTCTGAGCTTTCTGTTGCACCTGATTTTCTAGAAAGTGTTGGAGGTCTGTCAGATAGCAG GAATTCTGTTGATGAAGATTCAATAACCCGAAGTGCAAAATTAGTTGCTGAAAGTCTTGCA AGGCATATTTATGGCCAGGAGGGCAAAAACATTGATGTATTTGCAGATGATAGTAGCTTATCAGTAAATCCTTCTTACATACGTTCATGGTTACAATTTTTGTCAATAACACCTCGAGTGGCTCCATTTCTTTCCAAGAATGATCCTCTTATCATGGCACTGAAAAAG GAATTGGAAGATCACACTGCTGATGTGAGAGTGCAACATGAAGTACTTGATGGGATGTTTACTTTTTACGACTCAACAAGCGGCAGATTACACATCTATCAG GTTGCAAGTGTGACATTCGACTTACTTCTGCTGCTGGTTCTCGGGTCTTACCTCATTACTCTATTCAGTTTTTTGGTTATAACTACAAGG GGTCTTGATGATCTGATCAGTCTATTCCGTCGCCCCACCTCCCGCAAAGTGAAGGCAGTTTAA
- the LOC121743305 gene encoding OVARIAN TUMOR DOMAIN-containing deubiquitinating enzyme 6-like isoform X2, producing MTRIVVQRGSSGSSSSSSSSSSSSSNQNRSSTSPPSPLSSLAPLQSQASPQSQATDTSSQSQATVKDENLVEVQDQNVLDDLSDHCAVSDNKSEDLSPGGLNSNLPGEKLVEDEIVHNDDSAGTGDLVKGVVGMSVEGETDAMVVSSIQKIPGSSYPPPPPPPPMRSSVNSTFRRSPSADPVAMRLGPSRRPAALPGVSIRSPPTESRPSSPRSHCEGEGYNSADEQSPSFGLGYDDAEKERQFVIDLRRVKGLEVRKMLEDGNCLFRAVADQVYGDSDLYASVRQICIDYMERERDHFSQFITEGFTPYCKRKRRDKVYGNNVEIQALSEIYNRPIHIYSYSTEPINIFHGNYHTDEPPILLSYHRGNHYNSLVDPHRRTIGAGLGYSSLRGTDIDEGKIKAAIKAQQDQQIDNALLAEGRFYSDIELTEKEMERTAMEASRAEYLASNMFKQPVGPMESSTSGAEPSSSVARASGSVSRQEGERDQGSSPVLSSSSMQVLLSMGFSYLQVVEAFSIFGDDVDSMACYLIETSSSGRNKGKATEK from the exons ATGACTCGGATTGTAGTGCAGCGAGGTTCTTCCGGTTCAtcatcgtcgtcatcatcatcatcatcatcatcatccaacCAAAACAGATCATCAACATCACCACCTAGTCCATTGTCTTCTTTGGCTCCTCTGCAGTCACAAGCTTCTCCACAGTCACAAGCTACTGACACTTCTTCGCAGTCACAAGCAACAGTAAAGGATGAAAATTTGGTAGAAGTGCAAGATCAGAATGTACTGGATGATTTGTCAGATCATTGTGCTGTTTCAGACAACAAAAGTGAGGATCTTTCTCCGGGAGGTTTGAACAGCAACCTGCCAGGTGAAAAATTGGTAGAGGATGAGATAGTGCATAATGATGATAGTGCAGGTACCGGAGATTTGGTTAAAGGGGTAGTAGGGATGTCGGTGGAGGGGGAAACTGATGCAATGGTTGTAAGCTCTATCCAGAAGATCCCTGGCAGTTcatatccaccaccaccaccaccacctccaatGCGTTCCTCTGTGAACTCGACCTTTAGGAGATCTCCATCTGCAGACCCAGTTGCAATGAGATTAGGGCCATCCAGGAGACCTGCTGCCTTGCCTGGTGTATCGATCAGATCACCGCCAACTGAATCTCGCCCATCTTCACCTCGGTCTCATTGCGAAGGTGAAGGATATAACAGTGCTGATGAGCAGAGCCCGAGCTTTGGTTTGGGCTATGATGATGCA GAAAAAGAACGCCAATTTGTAATTGATTTAAGGCGAGTGAAAGGCTTGGAAGTGAGAAAAATGTTAGAGGATGGGAACTGTCTTTTTCGTGCTGTTGCAGATCAAGTATATGGTGATTCAGATCTATATGCTTCGGTTAGACAGATTTGCATTGACTATATG GAACGGGAAAGAGATCATTTCTCACAGTTCATAACAGAAGGTTTTACTCCCTATTGCAAGAGGAAAAGAAGAGATAAG GTCTATGGAAATAATGTGGAGATTCAGGCTTTATCAGAAATATACAACCGGcctatacatatatattccTACAGCACAG AACCTATAAATATATTCCACGGAAATTACCATACCGACGAGCCTCCAATACTGCTAAGCTACCACCGTGGAAATCACTACAATTCTCTTGTTGATCCACATAGGCGGACCATTGGTGCTGGGCTTGGATATAGCTCCCTCCGAGGG ACGGACATTGATGAGGGTAAGATAAAGGCAGCAATCAAAGCTCAACAGGACCAACAAATTGATAAT GCACTTCTTGCTGAGGGACGCTTCTACTCGGACATTGAGCTGACTGAGAAGGAAATGGAACGCACGGCGATGGAAGCTTCAAGGGCAGAGTATCTAGCTAGTAATATGTTCAAGCAACCAGTCGGTCCTATGGAGTCCTCGACTTCTGGAGCTGAACCCTCATCCTCTGTAGCAA GAGCATCAGGAAGCGTCTCCAGGCAGGAGGGAGAGCGGGATCAGGGGTCCAGCCCAGTTCTGAGCAGCAGCAGCATGCAGGTGCTGCTATCTATGGGGTTCAGCTATCTGCAGGTGGTCGAGGCGTTTAGCATTTTTGGAGACGACGTCGATTCCATGGCTTGTTACCTGATTGAAACGAGCAGTAGTGGCAGAAATAAGGGCAAAGCAACCGAGAAATAA
- the LOC121743305 gene encoding OVARIAN TUMOR DOMAIN-containing deubiquitinating enzyme 6-like isoform X1, producing the protein MTRIVVQRGSSGSSSSSSSSSSSSSNQNRSSTSPPSPLSSLAPLQSQASPQSQATDTSSQSQATVKDENLVEVQDQNVLDDLSDHCAVSDNKSEDLSPGGLNSNLPGEKLVEDEIVHNDDSAGTGDLVKGVVGMSVEGETDAMVVSSIQKIPGSSYPPPPPPPPMRSSVNSTFRRSPSADPVAMRLGPSRRPAALPGVSIRSPPTESRPSSPRSHCEGEGYNSADEQSPSFGLGYDDAEKERQFVIDLRRVKGLEVRKMLEDGNCLFRAVADQVYGDSDLYASVRQICIDYMERERDHFSQFITEGFTPYCKRKRRDKVYGNNVEIQALSEIYNRPIHIYSYSTVEPINIFHGNYHTDEPPILLSYHRGNHYNSLVDPHRRTIGAGLGYSSLRGTDIDEGKIKAAIKAQQDQQIDNALLAEGRFYSDIELTEKEMERTAMEASRAEYLASNMFKQPVGPMESSTSGAEPSSSVARASGSVSRQEGERDQGSSPVLSSSSMQVLLSMGFSYLQVVEAFSIFGDDVDSMACYLIETSSSGRNKGKATEK; encoded by the exons ATGACTCGGATTGTAGTGCAGCGAGGTTCTTCCGGTTCAtcatcgtcgtcatcatcatcatcatcatcatcatccaacCAAAACAGATCATCAACATCACCACCTAGTCCATTGTCTTCTTTGGCTCCTCTGCAGTCACAAGCTTCTCCACAGTCACAAGCTACTGACACTTCTTCGCAGTCACAAGCAACAGTAAAGGATGAAAATTTGGTAGAAGTGCAAGATCAGAATGTACTGGATGATTTGTCAGATCATTGTGCTGTTTCAGACAACAAAAGTGAGGATCTTTCTCCGGGAGGTTTGAACAGCAACCTGCCAGGTGAAAAATTGGTAGAGGATGAGATAGTGCATAATGATGATAGTGCAGGTACCGGAGATTTGGTTAAAGGGGTAGTAGGGATGTCGGTGGAGGGGGAAACTGATGCAATGGTTGTAAGCTCTATCCAGAAGATCCCTGGCAGTTcatatccaccaccaccaccaccacctccaatGCGTTCCTCTGTGAACTCGACCTTTAGGAGATCTCCATCTGCAGACCCAGTTGCAATGAGATTAGGGCCATCCAGGAGACCTGCTGCCTTGCCTGGTGTATCGATCAGATCACCGCCAACTGAATCTCGCCCATCTTCACCTCGGTCTCATTGCGAAGGTGAAGGATATAACAGTGCTGATGAGCAGAGCCCGAGCTTTGGTTTGGGCTATGATGATGCA GAAAAAGAACGCCAATTTGTAATTGATTTAAGGCGAGTGAAAGGCTTGGAAGTGAGAAAAATGTTAGAGGATGGGAACTGTCTTTTTCGTGCTGTTGCAGATCAAGTATATGGTGATTCAGATCTATATGCTTCGGTTAGACAGATTTGCATTGACTATATG GAACGGGAAAGAGATCATTTCTCACAGTTCATAACAGAAGGTTTTACTCCCTATTGCAAGAGGAAAAGAAGAGATAAG GTCTATGGAAATAATGTGGAGATTCAGGCTTTATCAGAAATATACAACCGGcctatacatatatattccTACAGCACAG TAGAACCTATAAATATATTCCACGGAAATTACCATACCGACGAGCCTCCAATACTGCTAAGCTACCACCGTGGAAATCACTACAATTCTCTTGTTGATCCACATAGGCGGACCATTGGTGCTGGGCTTGGATATAGCTCCCTCCGAGGG ACGGACATTGATGAGGGTAAGATAAAGGCAGCAATCAAAGCTCAACAGGACCAACAAATTGATAAT GCACTTCTTGCTGAGGGACGCTTCTACTCGGACATTGAGCTGACTGAGAAGGAAATGGAACGCACGGCGATGGAAGCTTCAAGGGCAGAGTATCTAGCTAGTAATATGTTCAAGCAACCAGTCGGTCCTATGGAGTCCTCGACTTCTGGAGCTGAACCCTCATCCTCTGTAGCAA GAGCATCAGGAAGCGTCTCCAGGCAGGAGGGAGAGCGGGATCAGGGGTCCAGCCCAGTTCTGAGCAGCAGCAGCATGCAGGTGCTGCTATCTATGGGGTTCAGCTATCTGCAGGTGGTCGAGGCGTTTAGCATTTTTGGAGACGACGTCGATTCCATGGCTTGTTACCTGATTGAAACGAGCAGTAGTGGCAGAAATAAGGGCAAAGCAACCGAGAAATAA
- the LOC121745396 gene encoding uncharacterized protein LOC121745396, translating into MNSLSATGFSLNYPLIHCSSRRRFGSRMPAVFSSLKSSTTPVDELIGDDVLQAFFRERKSDGDIIARICDELWLRGSNANYRNFEEVSDDKNFNAQQAFEEGSEGGFLKLKRTSEWLMGDTDSAPMNKKMTMKEVADESEKRKRLNFLRYEALKRELLLLTVAIGTACSGYCLVTLSVQAAVSYATGVLFSCLYFQLLCKQADNVSREMVPEIFRTKKAKKIGIRSEDLQDSLEKTLKGAGLALSSPRLIIPAAIYGLWELSQHFTHDIFDFQLVPAMVGLFAYKAAALVQVYRDNEDLQFIFPDSADGSSD; encoded by the exons atgaaTTCTCTGTCAGCTACTGGATTTTCCCTAAATTATCCACTCATTCACTGCAGTAGTCGTCGTCGATTCGGCTCCAGGATGCCGGCCGTCTTCTCCAGCCTCAAATCTTCGACTACTCCCG TGGATGAATTGATTGGAGATGATGTCTTGCAAGCTTTCTTCAGAGAGAGGAAATCCGATGGCGATATTATTGCGAGAATTTGCGATGAACTTTGGCTAAGGGGTTCCAATGCAAATTATAGAAATTTTGAGGAGGTTTCTGATGATAAGAACTTCAATGCGCAACAGGCTTTCGAAGAG GGAAGTGAAGGTGGGTTCCTGAAATTGAAGAGAACTAGTGAATGGCTGATGGGAGACACTGACTCGGCGCCAATGAATAAGAAAATGACCATGAAG GAGGTAGCAGACGAGAGTGAGAAAAGGAAAAGATTGAATTTCCTCAGATATGAAGCT CTAAAAAGGGAGCTGCTTCTTTTGACTGTGGCCATTGGAACTGCCTGTAGTGGATACTGTCTCGTAACTTTATCAGTCCAG GCTGCTGTGAGCTATGCAACGGGAGTTCTTTTCAG TTGCTTGTATTTTCAACTACTATGCAAACAGGCGGACAATGTATCACGAGAAATGGTTCCAGAAATTTTCAGAACAAAGAAGGCCAAAAA AATTGGTATAAGAAGCGAGGATCTGCAGGATTCGCTGGAGAAAACTCTGAAGGGTGCTGGTCTTGCTCTTTCATCTCCAAGGCTCATTATCCCTGCTGCAATATACGGCCTGTGGGAACTGTCACAGCATTTCACCCACGACATTTTTGATTTTCAG CTCGTGCCAGCTATGGTCGGGCTGTTTGCATATAAGGCTGCTGCACTGGTGCAAGTCTATCGAGACAATGAAGACCTTCAGTTTATCTTTCCCGACAGTGCAGATGGATCAAGTGACTGA
- the LOC121743486 gene encoding photosystem I subunit O-like — protein sequence MAATTMATSSTVVGLGTSTLSSPKKINLSSGFLKSPVAARNPLKLAQASGGKFTCFERDWLRRDLNVIGFGLIGWIAPSSIPAINGNSLTGLFFSSIGTELAHFPTGPALDSPFWLWLVLWHLGLFLSLTFGQIGFKGRTENYF from the exons ATGGCAGCAACAACAATGGCTACCTCTTCAACCGTGGTTGGATTGGGCACTTCCACTTTGTCTTCTCCAAAGAAGATAAACCTCTCTTCTG gGTTTCTAAAGTCTCCCGTGGCAGCAAGGAACCCACTAAAGCTAGCACAAGCCTCAGGAGGAAAATTCACATG CTTTGAAAGAGATTGGCTGAGAAGAGACTTAAACGTGATCGGTTTCGGTTTGATCGGTTGGATTGCACCATCGAGCATTCCGGCCATCAACGGCAACAGCTTGACGGGGCTTTTCTTCTCAAGCATCGGCACCGAGCTCGCCCACTTCCCCACGGGCCCGGCTCTCGATTCCCCCTTCTG GCTATGGTTGGTGCTGTGGCATTTGGGACTCTTCTTGTCCCTCACTTTTGGTCAAATTGGGTTCAAAGGAAGGACTGAGAATTACTTTTGA